GTTTTCCCCCGGGGTTGAGAAAACTAAGCCTGAAAATAGTTCCACTCCTTCTGCTTCTTCAGAGCAGCCGCAACAAGTCCACAATGATGATAATAACAAGGCAGCAGCGGAGGAGGAGCCTGACAAGGCAAGGTGCAGCAAGGAAAACCAGCCCTATATCGACCACCTGCAGAGAAAGATCGAGTTTCTGCAGGACGTGCAAAAGAAGCTCCGCGACAGGCCATTTCTGTCCCTGCTTGAGAAAAAGCAGTACGACGAGTACATCATGCTTGCAGACAGGGCGGAAAAGCTTGCGCGGGAGGCCTGGGATGCAAGGCAGACCATACCTGTTGCCACGCAGTTTTACCTTGCGCAGATAGTGGCGACCTGTACAATCAAGCACGGCGCAAGCGAGTACGTTTCAAAGGTCAAGGACCTTTTTGGGCTGACGAGCAAGCAGGTCACCAAGACGCTCAAGGGAGTAGTCCGCGACGTGCACTGCCTCTACGAGCCGACAAACAGGGCAGAGGCCCTGATGGACGGCTTTTACGGCAGGCCATGCGAAAAGTGCGGCAACTGGCGGGTGAAATGGGAAAACGGCATGTGCCATTGCTTCCACTGCGACAGCGACTACCGCGCAAAAGCCGAGAGGCTGCCGCTGGCAAGGGAACAGGGCGAGTGGTCCAACTAGCTCTTTTGGTTTGCAAAATGCCATCAAAATCTGAGGTACAGGATGATAATTCTAAAATACAGGCCCTGAAGGGCAAGCCATTCTGGATCTGGAGCAAGAAAAAGCATGCAAAAAAATCCAAAGACTGCTGTTGCTTTAACCACATTGTCGGCCTGCCCGTCAAAAACGGCAGGGCCATGCCTATGTTTGACTATGAGAAAAAGATCCACGACCTGCTTGCAAAAAAGGGAAGAAAAGAGAAACAGAAGGACAAGCACCTGTGGGTGAAAAAAGCCACAGGGCTTGGGGTGACTGAACTCCTGCTGAGGTACATGGCCTGGCTGTGCTACCGTGACGATTCGTGCAGGGGCGCGCAGATGTGCATCGTCACCGGCCCGAACAAGGAGCTTGCCAAGGGGCTCATAACCCGGCTAAAGGAGATCTGCAAGGACGTTGAAAAGCTGGAGTCAAAAGAGACGGTGGTCGTCCTGAACGGCTGCAGGATAGAGGCTTTTCCGTCGCACCACCTCGACGCGATGCGCGCCCTTGCCAGGCCGGCGTTCATACTCCTTGACGAGGCCGACTTTTTCCCGCCAAAAGAGCAGAAAAACGCCCGCGACGTCGCAGAGCGCTACATAGCCAAGAGCGACCCGTACATAGTATTGGTGAGCACGCCCAACATGCCCGGCGGCCTGTACGAGAGCATAGAAAAGGAGGCAGAAGCGCAGTGCATCTACCACAGGCTCCACCTTGATTACAAGGCCGGGCTGAACAAGATCTACACAAGAGCCGAGATTGAAAAGGCGCGCAAGTCGCCAAGCTTTGAAAGAGAGTATAACTTGAAGTACGGCTACGGCACAGGCAACATTTTTCCCTACCAGCTTGTGGACGCCTGCGTCATGGAATATGACCCTGCGCTGCAAAAGGGCGCATCGGACAGGGTGCTTGCCGTGGACCCTGCCTACGGTTCCAGCAAGTTTGCCTTGGTAGGCATTGAGCGGCTGGACGAAATGCTGTACGTCAAGGAGGCAAGGCAGTACGAGCGCCCGTCTCCTGCCGCCATGCTCGAGGTGGTTGCCGAGTTTGCCCGCCAGTACCCGACTGTGCTCGTAGACTCGGCGCATCCGGGGCTAATCAGGGACTTGCAGGAAAAAGGGGTGGACGCACAGCCGGTAAACTTTGCAAAAAATCTTGCCGACATGACAAGTGCGGCGGCGCGGGTCGTAACGGAAAAGAAGGTAAGGATACACCCTGCCTTTACGGATCTGCAGTACCAGCTAAAGGCGGCAGTGTACAATGATAAAGGCCACCCGGACAAGCGCAAACTGTCGTTTGACCTTGGCGATTGTATGTTGATGCTTGCCTATTATTGCCTCCGCCAAGATGGATTATTCATGGCCGAGATCTGACCCGTTTTCTTGCATATCATGCAGGATCAATAGTTCTCTTTCAGGACAGCCTTCTAATCCTCTCCAGCATGGAAATCACGATTGAACAGCCAATATCTGTACAGCATGAAGCAGACTTGAAGGCAGCGATCCAGGACAAGCTCAAGGAGTGGGACCTGCGCGAGCCGGCCGTGTCCATCAAGGTGCGCAGCGCGCTTACGGAACAGGAAAAGACTGCGCTGCTTGTATTGATAAGGAACTTTTACGTGTCGCACGGGTATCCTAACCCTACAATGGGCACAAGCTAGCAGCGTGACAAGCAT
The sequence above is drawn from the Nitrososphaera viennensis EN76 genome and encodes:
- a CDS encoding DEAD/DEAH box helicase family protein, which encodes MPSKSEVQDDNSKIQALKGKPFWIWSKKKHAKKSKDCCCFNHIVGLPVKNGRAMPMFDYEKKIHDLLAKKGRKEKQKDKHLWVKKATGLGVTELLLRYMAWLCYRDDSCRGAQMCIVTGPNKELAKGLITRLKEICKDVEKLESKETVVVLNGCRIEAFPSHHLDAMRALARPAFILLDEADFFPPKEQKNARDVAERYIAKSDPYIVLVSTPNMPGGLYESIEKEAEAQCIYHRLHLDYKAGLNKIYTRAEIEKARKSPSFEREYNLKYGYGTGNIFPYQLVDACVMEYDPALQKGASDRVLAVDPAYGSSKFALVGIERLDEMLYVKEARQYERPSPAAMLEVVAEFARQYPTVLVDSAHPGLIRDLQEKGVDAQPVNFAKNLADMTSAAARVVTEKKVRIHPAFTDLQYQLKAAVYNDKGHPDKRKLSFDLGDCMLMLAYYCLRQDGLFMAEI